Sequence from the Lepidochelys kempii isolate rLepKem1 chromosome 7, rLepKem1.hap2, whole genome shotgun sequence genome:
CTCTGcattattctccatcccattccttctATATCCTAACATGCACAAGCACCTGCCATTGTTAGCAGCTCACTCATTTCATACTCAAgcttcttcagaactcttggacgTACCATCTGGGCTTTGGTAGCTTACTGCTCTTTAAAATTACCAACTTGCCCTAGCACCTCTTCTGACACTTCAATCTCTGATAGTACGTACTTCACCTTTATCCAGCTTTAACTGTCTTGACAAACTTTTCAATCTTGCtgtctgcctcagactgaatttatattaaaactttcaaaagaaaaatcagCCATTTTAAAGAACAAGATTAGTGAAAAAAATGGGCAGTTCTGTCAATTATTAAAGAATATTAAACTTTTTAAACAACTCTAGCTCCTCCCTGGCTTGGAGAAGGAACCTGAAATTTGGCAGGTGGGTCATCCTGGGAGATGCTTTACCCCACGGACACCGATAGATATTTGGCCTCTGAAAATCACCCACTACAACACATGTAGTAGACCTTGTTCTTCTCTTGCTCCTTAATTTTCTAAGTATTCTAATTGCATTGGTGAGCTGCCAGCCAGTCACTTCAAAATGCGTTGTAGCCTAGGGAAATGCCTGCCCATCTACCACATGAAAATATCTTTTAGCTTAGGAGGGTGCACACTGGTCTTGGAGCCAAGAGAGCACAAGTTCAAGTCTAACTATCTTGACAAACTTTCAACCTTGCTCTCTGCCTCAgattgaatttattttaaaactttcatcgtcagccatttttaaaaacaaggttAGTAAAAACAAAATGGGCAGTTTTGTCAATTATTAAAaagtttagctttttaaaaaaacaacccaaatctTAACTTTTTCACTGCCTAGTCCTACACACTTCACAACCCTCAATACTGAATGAGGCCTCATACCTCCCACCCTGTGAGGCAAGCTAATAGTCCCACATTTTACAGACGAGGTTACAGACATTGCACAAGGTCACACTTCTAGCAGAGATAAGAATAGAATCAATGTCTCCAATATGGCAGATTTAAATCTCATTCACAACGAAGCTTGGAATTAATCTGCCAAATGTGTACTTGGCTTTGCAGTCATAACCACTGGACCTCCAGAGCCAAAAACAGAACCTATAAatcctgattttcaaaattttgttgaTGTCTAGCAAACATGTGTGTCCTCTTCCTGGGAGTGATTAGTCTGCAGAGGATAACAGCTTAGTAATACTACCAgttattcctttagctcaaggGGAAGAGGTCTTTGCTGTGATCTGAAGTTCCTGCGTTCAGACCCCACTGACAACACTGCTGGGGTCAATCTGATTCCACATAATAGAATGCGTACCCCCACACTCCCATGTGCTCCTTATAAAAATCCTAGTTCCTTTCACACCAAGAACTATGATAAAAGAATGAAAGTCAAGCACTTataagtttggaaatgccagaattaaggttgcttgtgcagcCTTAATTAATcttccttgtgcatatgcattgtcACAgagtctttagttacatgattccatactgttttttccatagAAATCTTGCTTTGGTGCTCAGGATGGAACATGCTCTGTGCATGAACCAGGGCTGGGCAGTGAATGAAGTTGTCATCTGCAGGAACCCTGCCTCATTTTATGgcagaagctggaaggtgtgCAGTGCTTTACATTAAATTCTCATGTTAAGTTGGAAAAGTCAAGGTCTGAAGAGTTAGGAAATTCCAGTAATTAAAGGGACActcaacttttctttttcttttcttttctttttttttttttttaaacttaactgCAAAAAATAGTTTTCCTGTAGGATCACCCTTCAGTTTATATGGCTGACTTACtggaaaacttttattttaagaaaCATTGTAAAGGTTTACTGCTCTACTGCTGATGTTTAGAAGAGTCTTCTGGGTGGTCCTGAGAGCACTGCCAGACATGCTTggcctctctcttttcctctgtgTACACACCTACCAGCTGCCTCTTTTTTTTCAGCTTTGCTGTTATTGGTTCACATTTTCCTGCAGGACTTGAGACAGAGCATGCATATGCTCTCCCTGCAGAACAGTGATCTCACTATACTAATGATGAAATAGGAATTGCAATGACCCAACAGCTGAGTGACAATGACCCGGCACACAAGCTGTCACAGGACATACGTTGAAAATACAGGGAAAAAGTTTGTTTTGCTTATATCTGCCAGTTACAGGCATCATAGAGTTTACTTTTAACTATACTAGAGACAAGGTACAACCTCTGCAGatggaaatgtgattttaaaGCTTGTGTCCCTAAGCAGCTTCCCCTGCAACTGAAATTACATTGCACGTAAATAGTATTTGACATTCCTTTGGTCATGATTAACATTGCTAAATCCTGACATTTCTGTTAATCATTTGTATTACTCTCTCCAGCTATAGTCCTTCGAGCCTTTCCTAGTGGTTACTCCAGATCTTAGATAACATGATGGGCCGTTCAGGCTTCCAGGCATATCTGGGAAGTGTTTAGTTTGTCTGCAGCGCCCAACACGGTATATCCAAGCTTTTCCCCTGTGGACTGAATCTCCAGGGTCAGGCTTCCTGTAAACTTCATGAGGATTTctgtttcttccccctccctgaatAAGGTGACTTTGCTTCAAATATAACACAAGTATATCATGTTTattacatacataaataaaatcaCTACTGTGATTGGTGGAAATACTTTACCAAAGGGGAGAATCTTGCAATGAGCCAAGAGCAGTCACACGCTGGATGAGGCTAATCTCCTTTGGAAGTCTGGTCCACAGCTTGACTGAGAATGCTTTATCTCCTCCTCTGACACTTTACATTGAGCTTTGTTAGCTACCATGTATGAGCGCAACACAACTGGAGTGGTGAGTCAAAACAAAGTTTTGAAATGGCAACAGAAGAGTGGAACAGATAGAACCATGCACTGCGGGAGTGGGAGGTTAGggaattatagaaatgtaaggctggaaaggaccttgagaggtcatcaagtccagccccctgtgctgaggcaggaccaactaaacttagaccatccctgagaggtgtttatCCTACACGGTCAGAAGTTTTTATgaacaagttggacaaatatgaaattaaaaaaattagttaacTTAAGGAAATGTGTATTGCAAAGAAAGGCCATCACTAGCAAGTAGAATTCCTTGAAAATAATgagttataaggccagaaggaatgaagTAGGGAGAATGTTTGGTTCTAAGAATAACTAATGAGATAAGGGGAAGTTTCTAAAAAGAAGGCCTCTCACTGATAGACGTGAAAAAAGATCTATCTTAAAATGAGCCAAACATGGCTCTTCTCAACCCACACACCTGTGTTAAAGCCTACGTGAACCCGGGGCAATGGACGAACTGTTGGTAAGTAAGTAAGAAGGGGAGGAAAGGCCTTGAGAAGGAAGGAAGTTGTAAAAATTTTATCTAGATAGAGATTGGAAATAAGGGTGAACTCGAAGGGTaaactcttagccctggtctacactaggactttaggtcgaatttagcagcgttaaatcgatttaaaccttcacccatccacacagtgaagccctttatttcgacttaaagggctcttaaaatcgatttccttactccacccctgacaagtggattagcgcttaaatcgacgttaccagctcgaatttggggtactgtggacacaattcgatggtattggcctctgggagctatcccagagtgctccattctgaccgctctagacagcactctcaactcagatgcactggccaggtagacaggaaaagaaccgcgaacttttgaatctcatttcctgtttggccagcgtggcaagctgcaggtgaccatgcagagctcatcagcacaggtgaccatgatggagtcccagaatcgcaaaagagctccagcatggaccgaacgggaggtacgggatctgatcgctgtttggggagaggaatccgtgctatcagaactccgttccagttttcgaaatgccaaaacctttgtgaaaatctcccagggcatgaaggacagaggccataacagggacccgaagcagtgccgcgtgaaactgaaggagctgaggcaagcctaccagaaaaccagagaggcgaacagccgctctgggtcagagccccaaacatgccgcttctatgatgagctgcatgccattttagggggttcagccaccactaccccagccgtgttgtttgactccttcaatggagatggaggcaatacggaagcaggttttggggacgaagaagatgatgaggaggaggaggttgtagatagctcacagcaagcaagccgagaaaccggttttcccgacagccaggaactgtttctcaccctagacctggagccagtaccccccgaacccacccaaggctgcctcctggacccagcaggcggagaagggacctctggtgagtgtaccttttaaaatgctatacatggtttaaaagcaagcatgtgaaaggattactttgccctggcatttgcggttctcctagatgtagtcctaaagcctttgcaaaaggtttctggggagggcagccttatttcgtccttcatggtaggacactttatcactccaggccagtaacacatactcgggaatcactgtagaacaaagcattgcagtgtatgtttgctggcattcaaccaaaatccgttctctctctctctgtgttatcctcaggagagtgagatatcattcatggtcacctggttgaaatagggtgcttttcttcagggacactcagtatagcccattcctgctgggctgtttgcctgtggctgaacagaaatgttccccgctgttagccacagggaggggggaaggttgagggggtagtcacgcggtgggaggaggcaaaatgcgaccttgtaacgaaagcacatgtgctatgtatgtaatgttaacagcaaggtttaccctgaaagagtgtagtgactgttttataaaatgtgtctttttaaataccgctgtccctttttttttctccaccagctgcatgtgtttcaatgatcacaggatcttctccttcccagaggctagtgaagcttagaaagaaaaaaaaacgcactcacgatgaaatgttctccgagctcatgctgtcctcccacactgacagagcacagacgaatgcgtggaggcaaataatgtcagagtgcaggaaagcacaaaatgaccgggaggagaggtggagggctgaagagagtaagtggcgggctgaagacagggctgaagctcaaatgtggcggcagcgtgatgagaggaggcaggattcaatgctgaggctgctgcaggaccaaaccagaatgctccagtgtatggctgagctgcagcaaaggcagctggagcacagactgccactgctgcccctctgtaaccaaccgccctcctccccaagttccatagcctccacacccagacgcccaagaacgcggtgggggggcctccggccaaccagccactccacaacagaggattgcccaaaaaaaaaagaaggctgtcattcaataaattttaaagttgtaaacttttaaagtgctgtgtggcattttccttccctcctccaccacccctcctgggataccttggtagtcatccccctatttgtgtgatgaatgaataacgaatgcatgactgtgaagcagcaatgactttattgcctctgcaagcggtgattaaagggaggaggggagggtggttagcttacagggaagtagagtgaaccaaggggcggggggtttcatcaaggagaaacaaacagaactttcacactgtagcctggccagtcatgaaactggttttcaaagcttctctgatgcgtaccgcgccctcctgagctcttctaaccgccctggtgtctggctgcgcgtaaccagcagccaggcgatttgcctcaatctcccaccccgccataaacgtctcccccttactctcacagatattgtggagcacacagcaagcagtaataacagtgggaatattggtttcgctgaggtctaagcgagtcagtaaactgcgccagcgcgcctttaaacgtccaaatgcacattctaccaccattctgcacttgctcagcctatagttgaacagctcctgaccactgtccaggctgcctgtgtacggcttcatgagccatggcattaaggggtaggctgggtccccaaggatacatataggcatttcaacatccccaacagttattttctggtctgggaagaaagtcccttcctgcagcttttgaaacagaccagagttcctgaagatgcgagcgtcatgcacctttcccggccatcccacgttgatgttggtgaaacgtcccttgtgatccaccagagcttgcagcactatcgaaaagtaccccttgcggtttatgtactcgccggcttggtgctctggtgccaagatagggatatgggttccgtctatagccccaccacagttagggaatcccattgcagcaaagccatccactatgacctgcacatttcccagggtcactacccttgatatcagcagatctttgattgcgtgagctacttgcatcacagcagcccccacagtagatttgcccactccaaattgattcccgactgaccggtagctgtctggcgttgcaagcttccacagggctatcgccactcgcttctcaactgtgagggctgctctcatcctggtattcatgcgcttcagggcaggggaaagcaagtcacaaagttccatgaaagtgcccttacgcatgcgaaagtttcgcagccactgggaatcgtcccagacctgcaacactatgcggtcccaccagtctgtgcttgtttcccgagcccagaatcggtgttccacagcatgaacctgccccattagcaccatgatgcatgcattggcagggcccatgctttcagagaaatctgtgtcca
This genomic interval carries:
- the LOC140914680 gene encoding uncharacterized protein, whose protein sequence is MQSSSAQVTMMESQNRKRAPAWTEREVRDLIAVWGEESVLSELRSSFRNAKTFVKISQGMKDRGHNRDPKQCRVKLKELRQAYQKTREANSRSGSEPQTCRFYDELHAILGGSATTTPAVLFDSFNGDGGNTEAGFGDEEDDEEEEVVDSSQQASRETGFPDSQELFLTLDLEPVPPEPTQGCLLDPAGGEGTSAACVSMITGSSPSQRLVKLRKKKKRTHDEMFSELMLSSHTDRAQTNAWRQIMSECRKAQNDREERWRAEESKWRAEDRAEAQMWRQRDERRQDSMLRLLQDQTRMLQCMAELQQRQLEHRLPLLPLCNQPPSSPSSIASTPRRPRTRWGGLRPTSHSTTEDCPKKKEGCHSINFKVVNF